From Candidatus Binatia bacterium, the proteins below share one genomic window:
- a CDS encoding nucleotidyltransferase domain-containing protein, giving the protein PLTGCVVRTNTAAVAYANRGGERDDVEAARRIVVKFLAPQRARLFLFGSRARGVARRTSDIDVAVLPEAPLIPGTLARLREALEESDIPYRVEVIDLSTVSEAFRRSILAEGIPWND; this is encoded by the coding sequence GCCGTTGACCGGCTGTGTCGTCAGGACTAATACTGCCGCTGTGGCCTACGCAAATAGGGGTGGCGAACGCGACGATGTGGAAGCGGCGCGGCGGATCGTCGTGAAGTTTCTTGCACCGCAACGCGCCCGGCTGTTTCTGTTCGGGTCACGCGCGCGCGGCGTCGCCCGCCGCACCTCAGACATCGACGTGGCGGTGTTACCGGAGGCCCCACTGATTCCGGGGACGCTGGCCCGTCTGCGTGAGGCGCTGGAGGAAAGTGACATCCCGTACCGGGTCGAGGTCATCGACCTTTCGACCGTGAGTGAGGCGTTTCGCCGTAGCATTCTGGCTGAGGGCATTCCGTGGAACGATTGA